The sequence below is a genomic window from Deltaproteobacteria bacterium.
GCAGCCAATAGAGTCATAGCCTTTGTCAAATAATTTATTGTATGGCAGATTATGTTCTTTTATATATTTCCATACCTTTGCCATATCCCAGTCAGCAAGCGGGGCAAGTTTTAAAATCTTTCTGCCGTCATCTTCAATAACCGCTGCCTTTGGCACACTCTTCCTGTAATCTGATTGGTCTTTTCTGAGTCCTGTTATCCAGACATCAATGGTTTTGAGCGCCCGTTTATTCGGTTCAACCTTTCTTATAAAGCAGCAGTACTCCTGCTTTGCCTTGTTCGTAAAGAAAAGATATTCACCGAATTTATCCAGCATATCTTTTAGTTTATTTTCAGCAGGGAAAAATCTTTCAACAGTCAAGCCATATCTTTCTTCAGTATTATTTATCGCTTCGTATGTTTCATGGTGTAAACGAAGGGTATCAATGGTAAAAACCCTGAATCTCTTTAATTCCCTGCTGGCAATATCTACAATCACAGTGCCTGTCAACTGAAAACTTGTGCCTATGGCACACCTATTCCCGAAGTTTTCAAGTGCCCACCTTATCAGTCCCTCCGCAGGCATGGCATTTAGTTGAGCCAGAGTTTCTTTTGTGATGTTATCTATTCTCATATAAAATACCGTTATACGGTCTTTCCTACGCATCACGCACACGCATCACGGTTTTTCTAAAACTTCACATACCCCTTTTTCTCCAGATAACCTATTATCGTCCTTACCGACTCTTCAACTGACATCTTTGATGTATCAATGGTTATCTCAGGGTTTAATGGTTCTTCATACGGCGCTGATATGCCTGTAAATTCCTTTACCTCACCTGCACGGGCCTTTTTATACAATCCCTTTGTATCCCTTTCTTCACACACATCCAAAGGACATTGGACATAGACCTCTATAAACTCTTTTTGCAAATTTCTTGCATTATCTCTGTCTGCCCTATACGGTGAAATAAAGGCTGTTATTGTTATAATATTCGCATCTGTAAATAGTTTTGCAACCTCGCCAATCCTTCTGATATTTTCAGAACGGTCCTCTGGTGAAAAACCAAGGTTCTTATTCAGACCGTGGCGGATATTGTCGCCGTCCAGTATATATGCCTGATGTTTATTTTCAAGCAGGGCATGCTCAAGTTCAACAGCGATGGTTGACTTGCCTGAACCTGAAAGACCTGTAAGCCAGATGGTCAAGCCCTTCTGCTTCATCAGTTTTATCCTGTCGTCTCTTGTAATCTTTCCGTGATGCCATTTTATGTTTGTTGCCTTTTGCTGTGTCATGTTGCCTCCTTTAAATACAGGCTATAGGCAATGGGCAATGGGCAATGGTTAATAGGTTTTTAACCCATAGCCTATAGCCCCTTGCCAATTGCCTGTCTTATTCCTCAAACACCTCTACCTTGCAAGCCGCCCTTTCAATTAGTTCATCTACCCTTGACCTTGAAAAGTATTTTAAAAACACTGACCGCTTTCTTTTCACTGCCACTGCTGTATCTACTTTGTATCTTTCAATCACCTCAATGGCCTTTTCAACAAAGTCGCCGTGTGTAGTAACC
It includes:
- the cysC gene encoding adenylyl-sulfate kinase — protein: MTQQKATNIKWHHGKITRDDRIKLMKQKGLTIWLTGLSGSGKSTIAVELEHALLENKHQAYILDGDNIRHGLNKNLGFSPEDRSENIRRIGEVAKLFTDANIITITAFISPYRADRDNARNLQKEFIEVYVQCPLDVCEERDTKGLYKKARAGEVKEFTGISAPYEEPLNPEITIDTSKMSVEESVRTIIGYLEKKGYVKF
- a CDS encoding phosphoadenylyl-sulfate reductase, giving the protein MRIDNITKETLAQLNAMPAEGLIRWALENFGNRCAIGTSFQLTGTVIVDIASRELKRFRVFTIDTLRLHHETYEAINNTEERYGLTVERFFPAENKLKDMLDKFGEYLFFTNKAKQEYCCFIRKVEPNKRALKTIDVWITGLRKDQSDYRKSVPKAAVIEDDGRKILKLAPLADWDMAKVWKYIKEHNLPYNKLFDKGYDSIGCIICSTPLTKGEPPRSGRWRWFSKEDDKKECGIHVQNSE